The Salvia splendens isolate huo1 unplaced genomic scaffold, SspV2 ctg232, whole genome shotgun sequence genome includes the window ACTTTGGTTTATCACAAGATGGATGAAACCAGATTTGATGATTGAGAGTGGCGCCTTTAAGGGGCATTCGACATGGGTTTTGAGGCAAGCCATGCCTGATACACCTATTTTGTCTATTACACCTCGTCATCCAGAGAAGTACCTGAAGAAGGGGCCTGCTTATGTTGATGGAAACTGCACTTACTTTGCTGGGAAAGACTTTGTCGACTTTGGGAGCATGGACTGGGAACGAGTGTTGGGGAAGCATGGGATTCAAGATCCTACACGTGTCCTTGTGTTCTTTGATGACCATCAAAATGAACTTAAGAGGTAAGTATAGATTAATCAAACTCAGTAACACACAATGTCCATGAATCCTATGTCATGTTCTGATTTATAAATCCCTATCTTGACTTAATAATTACTAGATTAAAGCAAGCAGTGAAAGCCGGCTTCAAACATCTAGTTTTCGAGGACAATTATGATACTGGAACTGGAGATCATTATTCCTTAAGGCAAATATGTGATCAACCGTACATTAGAGGTATTTCGTTTATGTCATAAATTTCTTGGCAGTATTACATTCATATTTTCTGGTGCATGCATGAACATGGAGTTGTCTTGTTTCATTCAGGTGGTGGGCATAGCTGCTTCAGAGACAGTGATGAAGCCAGGATAAGGTATAGAAGGAGGAAATTCTGGGAGAAAGCAGTTGATACGGACGAGTTGTGTGGACCGGGAGAAGCATGGTGGGGTGTGAGAGGATACATGCGCGACGACTTTAACCACAGCAACAAGGCAATCACCTACGATGAGCATTTCCAAAATAGCAGATTTGTGGAGTCAGTGTTGGATGTCTACTGGGAGGTGCCCCCAGTTGCTGGCCCTTCACTTACTCATCAGACAAGATATGAACCCGCACGGGCGCCTAGCCCTATTGTCAAAGATGGTCGATTTGCCTTGTTTCAACGGCTGGGCTTAACACGATTCGAGCCCTCTGTGTTCAACGGGTACACTCAAATGGTGTATGTTCAGGTATCTGAACTGGAAACATAATCCTTGCTACTTATACCGCGCTTATATCTTAATTTGTTTGTCTTAATGCCTATGTGGCTTATAACTTGAGTTTGTCGATACTTGCCCGATCCGTCTCTCTTGAgaactttttcatttttgttgtttgtAACAGATTAGTTTTCAGGCTATGAATACCTTCCACAATATATTTGTTATAGAATCTCAGTGCCTTAGTATTTATTTGAACCTCTGGAAATCGTATATTTGCTTGATTTGTTTTATTCGTTGGTTCACGTCgtattctatttatttatgccGTTGTGTTCTCTCTTTCTCGCTTCACTTTCGATTTGCAATTTTCTCCAAAATTCGTGTGTAAATTACACATTGAATGCCGTTTGTAAATTACAAATAGAGAATATTGCTATAAATAATAATCACACATTGAATGCCGTTGTaaattactccatccatcccgcAATTGgagtcctatttagttatgacatgcgttttaaaaaatgtaaacaaaagtggattgaataagttagtggaatatgaattctacttatatttattaattttataagaaaatgtgagtgaaataagttggtggaatatggggcctacttaccatttatggtaaaagtgaaatatgactcttattatgggacaaatcgaaatggtaaaataaaactcttattgtgggacgaaggaagtattaaataaacaatatcGTGCTATCTATTGCTACGTGTGTACAAATGGAGAATCAAGTGGTATTGGATGGATGATGAAAGAAAATGTATCaatggaaattaaaaaaatctatataCGTTCGCTATTAATGTATTCACACCTTGCAATAGTATTGAGCGTTTCTTTTAAcatggaaattaaaaaaaatatttagtaaGTAAAATGGaatgagaataaagtagatgaataatgagagaaaataaagtatgaaagtataaagtacCAAATATTAAACTTTTGGATttatccaaaatggaaattactCAACACTAATAAGAcgattcaaaaattaatacaacTCAACAATAATGCGGCAAAGGGAGTATGGTATTCTCACAAAATTCTGCAATTGTATATGTTCATACTACTAGACTGTAAATTCATGAGAAACAAATATTTTCCTTACTTTGATCACTACTATCACTTGTTTGGAATAAAGATATAGCCATTGGATTATATTCTGAAGCTCCATAAGATATAGTGGAGGAGTtagaaaaaatcaaaatgtaGATGAAGGATCGGATTAAGATGGTGTGCCTTAAGTAACTACACCTCGAgagaaattaatttcaaaaaaacttgaggaagagaaaaaggtaCAGATGGTTTGGATATCAAGTTTAAAAAGCAATGAGATTTGTTCCGAATTAGTAAAACTTTTAAATCACTCTTCCTCATTctacacatttttttataatctaAGCTAAAATTTCAGCAGTCGATATGTCCGAGTGGTTAAGGAGACAGACTCGAAATCTGTTGGGCTTTGCCTGCGCAGGTTCGAATCCTGCTGTCGACGGtttatatttcattaatttttttatcgtctatttttttaaaaaatttaaaattagttctTAATTCGTTTTATGCAGAGGGAAAATTCCGTCATTTGCATCTAAGCCTCTTATCCTAGTTTTTATCCGATTCACAAGCGACCAATCCTCCATCAAATGGCCGCCTACGCAAACTCAAACCTCGCTCTCTTCTCCGCCTcatcctcctccgccgccggcgCCGCCACCATCCGCCGCGTGGCCACCGTGCGCTGCGGTCCGCGCGACAACCGCGGCCCGCTTCTCAAAGGTCGAATCCTCAGCACCGAAGCCATCCAAGCAATCCAAGCCCTAAAGCGCGCCTACCGATCCGATCCGAAGAGCCTCCCCACGCACGCCCTCCGCCGTCTCATAAAATCCGACCTCACCGCCGCGCTGAAGGAGCTGCTCCGCCAGGACCAGTGCGCCATCGCCGCCGTGGTCTTCTCCGTCATCCAGTCCGAGTACGGCGCCGACATCAACGCGTACTCCGAGATGGTGGTGGCGCTGGCGCGGAAGGGAATGACGGCGGAGATCGACGCGCTGGTCGATCggatggaggaggaggcgccggAGGGAATCGTGCGCGGTGAGAGCAGGGGGCTGCTGAGGATGGTGAAGCCATTGATCGGCGCGGAGAGGAAGGAATCGACGGTCAGGATTTacgagatgatgaagaggagtGGGATGGGGTCCACGTGGGAGGTGGATGAGTATTTGGGGAGGGTTTTGAGCAAAGGGCTGAGGAGATTTGGGGAGGGAAAATTGGCCGATGAGATTGATTCAGAATTAGGGAGGTTGTACAAGGGGGGCATTTTTGTCAAATCATGACTtctgttactccctccgtcccacataattcgtcccagtttttcattttggtccgtcccacataatttgtctcaCTTCAAACTTTCCATTTATGGCAAAAAAATCATACCAATGCTAATTACAATAAGGGAACTCAAATCACACAATTAATGCAATTAAGTGTTTAATTAGCCTTTGATTCTGTATCCCATATTTCGAATGACCCATTCATTTCGTCTTCCTTATTCTTCCCCTTCAATTCTCCTCTGGTGGAATTTACTCCTCCCACCTTCCCCCCTTCAATTCGGCTACCCCATTCAATTCTCTCCCATTGAAGACACCTCCCACCGGCTCACTCATTCAATTCGCCTCCCAACCGTCTCCCCCATTCAATTCGGCTCTCATTGCAATTTACTCCTTCCCACCGTCTATAAACCCTAGATCTACACTCATTCTCCCCTCAAATCCCATCGTCTCCACATACCTCGCCTCCTCATCCACTCCAAGTACTCGCTGTGAAAACCCTAGATCTACACGGGTTCCTCCACAAATTCGACCGCCTCCACACAAATCGATGGATGCTTATCCCGACTCTCCAACTCGTTTTTTATCGATGGATCTGGACGATCTCGTCGTCCCAGACACCCCAGATCATCTATGGGGTTCTGAGTTCGCCTTCGACGCCGGAGATCAAGTTGACACCGTTGTCCCCGAAACCCCAGCTGATCTCTTCATACCCGTAGACGTGTGGCCTTCTCACTGTGGCATCGTGTACGATGACCGTGGTTGCCCCTACTACGGgccaccaccaccagccaccCCCTACGCCGGgccaccaccaccagccaccCCCTACAATGGGCAACCATCCTCCACCAACGTCCAAGCTACAGCCGCCCCCATCGTGTATTCCGACTTCGAGAGGCAGATTCTTGCTATTTTGCTGCCTGGGTTTTTAGATTTAATCTAAGTATGTTGTCCCTCAATTTGGTTGTGTTGTTGATTGTGTCATTGGGTTGGAGGCAGTTGTGTTTGATGTGTTTGTTTGGGTTGGAGGCTGTGGTTGTGTCATTTGGGTTGGAGGCTGTGGTTGTGTCATTTGGGTTGGAGGCTGTGGTTGGGTCAGTTTGGGTTGGATGCTGTGTTAATTTGTTTAGGGGATGGGAGTATGGTTGTTGGAGTTATTGTGTGGGTTGGAGGCTGTGGTTATTTGTTTGGGGGAGGGGAGTTTGGTTGTTGGAGTGATTGTGTGGGTTGGAGGTTGGTTGGAGGCTGTGTTAATTTGTTTGGGGGTTCTCTGGTTGTTGGATTAATTGATGGTTGTATATTGTTCCTTGTGATGTGTTGCATGCTGATACTCTTTGGCCCTGTGATGATTTGTTGTGTGTTGATATTACTGATACTTTATGCATGATAAAGTCACCCCTCTAGTTAGGTATGGAGGCTTATTTGTGAGTTCATATAAACACTAAGATCTGAGGGATTACAAAAGCCATACACTGACATTACAAAAGCCACCCCTTTACAAGGTTTGGAGGCTGCCCTATGATGACAATTTTCTGAGGGATTAGGTTTCAGAAGCCACCCCTTTACAAGGTTAGGAGGCTGCCCTATGATGATAATTTTCTGAGGGATTAGGATTTTAGAAGCCACCCCTATACATGTAGGTTTGGAGGCTGTACAAAAGATGTCAAAAAACAGTTGATAGCATAAGCCACACCTAATCTTGAGGCTTACACACCCAACTGCCAAAAAATGCTTCCTAATGACTGAAATTATAAACCTACAGCCCTACATATATGTGAGATGTCATATGCTGTGCCAGCATCATTTTCACTCTGTTGGAGGTATGCCACTGCAGCCTTGACAACATGTTCTTCAACCTCTAGAGTGTGTGGAAGTATGCCCATCCTTGACAATCTATCTTTGTTGATGTGTGGAGTTTTGTAGCCATTTCCCCCTTCCACTTTCAAGATCTCTGTTAAACAAGTTTGAAGAGTTAGAAATACTTTGTTGAGTGTTTGTGCACTAAGTTCTTCAAATGAGCTTTGCACATTGCTCAACAAGTCATCCACTCCCCTAGCCAGCTTGTCATCTTGTATAGACTGTATTGCTCTGAAAAAACCTAAATCCAAGACATTACAATCTGGGGAATTGGGTGGTTGACAAATGATATGGAATGTGAAGCCATCTGTGTTTGCAATTGCCTGAAATTCTGCATCATTATGCATGATGTGGGGTCTTGCATTGTCTTATTGTATGAATATGTCCTTGCTTATGTTATCTGGCCATTTAGCCTTGATTGTTGGTATGATCTGCATAAGGGGTGCTTATGTGAGTTCTGGATTATGAAAAGGGAACAAAAATAGTGTACCTTTTGAATAAGGCAGTCTCTCATGACTTCCTTGTTCACTGATTGAATTGGCTTTGTCTCTAAGGTGCCCTTTGCTCTGTTCTTGGATTTTCTCTGTGCTGGCtcttttgttgtgaatggaaAGATGCCTATTTTTCCATCAAATATGACATCCCCATCTTCTCCAAAGTATGGTCTGCAAACAGCACACATAAACATCACCTTTGTTATAAACCGCTTTGACTTACATGACCTATATGGTTCTTCCTCATCTGGCAGCAGGTAGTATCTATCCGTAGTCTTTGTCATGAAAAACCATTTTTCATCTAGTGCACTACATTGTGCATTGTGTGGTATTTGAGCATACCATTGTGCACCTGAGGCTGAACATGAATGAGACCCCATTTCATTCTTGCTAACTTGTTTGCGGCAGTAAGTTGGGGTTTCACAGCATTTGTGTGTGGCCTCAGTTCCCCTGCTTTCACTTTTCTGCCCACTGCACTCTTACTTAACTCCAGTTTGGCAGCCAACTTGCGGATGGTTGATCTTTCAAGGAATGAAAGAGCTCTTACTCTGTTTGAATCAAGCTGAATTCTATCTTTGCGCTTGAATCCTTTAACACGATCTTGTATGCTCACAGGTACTCCAAGCTGGATTTGGTGGCTTGCCTCTGCCCAGATTCTGTGCACAGTCTTCGTGCTCACTCCAAAGTCCTTTGTTGTCTTCACAAAACCTCCATATGCTACTTTACCTTCATGGCTCAGTTGTAGCAGCCTTTGAGCTATCAGATTTTTGGTGTCCACTCCTACAATGCGTGAGTTTTTGTCGCCGGTGATATCTCCGTCACTGTCTCCGGCACTGCCTCCAGCAGCATACTCCATTGCccaatgatgaaaattttctgagggCAATACTTCTATTAATCTCATTTTGTTTAGTAGGTATGCATTTGTAGCTAGTGATAGTTGGCCATACCCTACTACATTCCCtccaaaaaaaatttgttttaaGTTTAGTTTGATTTTAGATTTCCCTCCAAGCAGTTGTAATCATCAGTAGACATACATTGAGAAGTTGTAGTGTGTGGAGTTTAATAGAAGAGGCAATTTGGTTTGAAAAAGCAGTGAATGTGTATAATCTGGAGCATTGTCAATTGAGGACTTTGAATTTCAATTTATGCACACTAAAACACTCCTACAATTAACAAAACTTAATTTTCCAAATTTAATTATCCTCAATTCATCACTAATGCAAGATATTCATCAAAATACAAGATAAATACACAAGGTGGGACCCACTTTTCACTACCTACATTCATTTAAATCAAAGTCAaacaacatttcttaaaacccgtgcccggtcaaactgacccgaattatgtgggacggagggagtatttcttttctACACTTCTTTTcatccaaaaatagaaatattatgcTGCCCATGTTTATTTCTGACCTTTTCTTCACATAAACAAAAAGATATTTTTAAGGCTATCGGTGAAACCTGCAAACAATACAAAAGcaaaaatttcaacaattttaaATGTTACTCCagatattaaaaattaagtgtAATTTTTGTTGGAAAAACAGTATACGTTGTCACAAATTTTAGATATAATTAGGCGCTACTTAGCTCTTTAATAGTTTGATACTGCATAAATGCTAGAACTAATCaacaattataaaatattttggtcttgtttttatttaatatactagtactatttaatttaGGCAATCAGTCTTATAGTTTActcatattttgttataatattaatatataaaaattgaattcataattttttaatctatGTTTTCTTACCTATTTCATAAAACCCAAACGAATCAGAATTGGAGATTTAATCCAAGAAAGAGTGAATTAATAGATTATAAACTCATGGCCGTTTATACTATAGGATTCATAAGGGAATGGTATCTTTTAATCAATGATACTCTATGTTTTCAATAGCTACTCATCTTGTAATGcttattaatataaattattttgtgcAAATGGGATACGATAATCCATCTACCACTGTAAGAACTAAGAACTGATAGAAGCAAAGCTGAAAATGTTCAGATTTTACTATAGAAGCAAAGTTGAACATCATAATATAAATTCGAAAACAAAAGGAAAGTGAAAAAATTGGGTAAAGTATACATGCTGAAAGCCTTCAACATAAAACCGGCTCTTTCTTCTGTCGAGGAGACATTATCAAATTGTATGTGAGTTGTAGAAATCTTTACAATGCAGCCGGTTGAACAAATCAATGATTATATAAACGGGGCAGATCTCTGCCCCAACCTCAAAGGGCTTGTAAAACATTACAAGACCATCGACATGCGGGAGTTTTGACACAAGACAACTAATCTTAAGAGGTGATTTTCTGATGCAAAATCGAACAATGCGCTAGTGACTGCAGCGAGTATTGATTTCCCAAGCAAGCCGAAGCACAGCTTTCTATGTTGAGTATCATGACATACCTTCGAGTCTAGTAGCCAGACGAGACAAGGATGTTGTGCTCCTTCAAGCGTTTCTGGAAATGAGCCAAGCGGTTTTGTAACTGGAGGATGCCAGCAGCCTTCTGAGATAGGATTGAGTTCAATCTTGAGATGTAATCATCTAGCCGGTTTCCAGGTTGATCAGCCTCGACCAACAGATTCATCTCCTACAAAGAGCAAACAGAAGGGATTAACAAAATTCACGTGCTTGAGGAGGGAGAAAAACCAGACatcaaaagaaaattttataaacCTCTCTAACAATCTCCATAGTCTCCTCCACCTGTTTTCTGTGGGCATGAACAAGATCTTCCTCTTCCTAAACACAGACAGCACAAATTGATTAATGCCATCATAGCAATATCTATGCCTTATTTATATCATCAAATTAGGTGCTCCTGATATTCCCTTACCTTCAATAAAGCAGTCAAATCATCATctgaatttgaatattttatttctgaTTTAGGAGGCTCCTTCCACTTGGATTGGATATTGTCTCTCTTCATTTTCTCTTCAGGAATTGGGAGGCTGTGCAGTTCAACTCCTGAGTTTTTCTTCCAAGCTGATTTTTCTTGCTCATAGAAATCCTCGTCATAGTCTTCCCTATCAGTTTGTTCGGGCCATGAATTGCCTGTATCATCCTCAAAAGTCGTAGCAGGTGGAAGGACTGACGACAAAGGTTGTGCAATTGACTCTTTCAGGTTTGAGGTCGAGGACATCACATCTTTTTTGGTGTTGCCTCTTGAAAGGCTCTTTACCCTACAACAGAAACATATTGCTCAAGACTTAAAAATAAGTGTTTGCTGAATGAATAATTACTCATTACAAGATAGACATACCTATCAGCGTATCTTAAAGTGTTTAAGGTATGCTCACAAGATCCTGAGTTTGGTGAAATACATGATATCATAACAGTGCGAGAATTCCCGACGAAGGAATCTCGTAAAACTTCGGTTAATTTACTGCCTCTAAACGGAATGTGCCCTTGGTCATTGTCAAGTGCTCTAATACATTCCTTCAGTGCAAGCAAACTTTTGTTGATCTCCGCCCCTTCCATTCTGCATAATCCGGAAATTGGATAAGAGAGACAAATTCTTGTAATAGTCATATTTTCTTCTCTCAAACAACAGGTGAAGCCAACGAGCAATGATTTGCATTACCAAGTGTGAGAATGTCCCATGGCATAATATAGTTGTATTAAAACACTAGTAAGAAATTATGTACCTTGTTTGCTTGTCATTGTCTGTCGTATCTGCCCCACGTTCACTTCCAGCAAGGTCTATGAAGGAGAGTTTACCAACAAGTCGTGCAGGTTTAGATTCACTTCCATCCACAGACCGCTTAACAGAAAGTTGAAGAATCGCATGTGACCGAGATGATTCTTCATTTGCACCAGTGGTTCCAGTACTTCTTGTCGCATTTCCTCTCTCAATGAGCTCCTTAACTGTCTCCACATCCACTACTCGATACTCTTGCAAGCCCACAATACAAACTTGCTGCTTCCCATCCTCTCTCATACAGAGTTTCCTACAAGTACAGAAATTGAAAACTGTGAGCATGCTACTAATGGGTGAAAGCCAACTAAAGAACCCAGAGAACAAGCTTACTTTCTATCACTGAGCAGATCAAAGAGTTTTCCTCCATATATCTCAAAGAAGCTGAAAAACAATTGAAACCCTTGGTTCCTGTAGGTGTGATGAATGAGCCTCACGATATCTCTCACTGCTCTGAGGGGCAGTGGTTTCATGGTATATGTTTTGCCACTTCCTGATGAATTAGagattgatgaaattgatgaacTAGTGATGACatcaaagaaaaggaaaagggtTTAAAGAGTTTTCTTTTTGGGATATGGTTGAATCATCAGAAAAGTTGAGTTAAGATACTAAAATCATTTCAGGATTGATACTCCTCTACTTAAAAGAATTATACAACATGCAGTGCCACCTGATTACAGGATAGCATGTTATTACCTGTTTGCCCATAAGCGAAGCAAGTTGCTTTTGTACGTTGGAAAATTATGGGAATGATAGGTTCTACGGTTTCACGATATACCtggagaaatgaaaaaaaatgaaccaGAATTAAGCAGACATCAAGATTACAGTACCAGATTCACTTCAGGTTTATATAGATTCATTTCATGTGATATAATTACCTCATCATTTGACACTTCTTCATTTAGTACAGCATCAAAAACAAATTCATGTTTCTCCTGATATTCTGTCAGGTCAACCTGTAGCACATTAAGAGTCATATAAAATGGGTATTTGGAATATACCAGATGAACAGGCATTGCCATTTCTAATTAACATTTGATTGGAGAAAGAGA containing:
- the LOC121789414 gene encoding kinesin-like protein KIN-13B; this translates as MNAVGRQRSGAAAAAAAHHQRQYSDQFMEASSNGRWLQSAGLQHLQSSNNAAPPVQDFGYYNGGGQGSRMYGSLQTQRMYSGSDLFAEPLTPPGHSRRKNGDDPNESSPGLLDLHSFDTELLPEMSVPSLYDAPPINNFSRGRSFDDSDPYVGINKQTGKARGLPDTNVIKSITADNVKASNVAKIKVVVRKRPLNKRELAKNDEDIIETSSNCLVVHETKLKVDLTEYQEKHEFVFDAVLNEEVSNDEVYRETVEPIIPIIFQRTKATCFAYGQTGSGKTYTMKPLPLRAVRDIVRLIHHTYRNQGFQLFFSFFEIYGGKLFDLLSDRKKLCMREDGKQQVCIVGLQEYRVVDVETVKELIERGNATRSTGTTGANEESSRSHAILQLSVKRSVDGSESKPARLVGKLSFIDLAGSERGADTTDNDKQTRMEGAEINKSLLALKECIRALDNDQGHIPFRGSKLTEVLRDSFVGNSRTVMISCISPNSGSCEHTLNTLRYADRVKSLSRGNTKKDVMSSTSNLKESIAQPLSSVLPPATTFEDDTGNSWPEQTDREDYDEDFYEQEKSAWKKNSGVELHSLPIPEEKMKRDNIQSKWKEPPKSEIKYSNSDDDLTALLKEEEDLVHAHRKQVEETMEIVREEMNLLVEADQPGNRLDDYISRLNSILSQKAAGILQLQNRLAHFQKRLKEHNILVSSGY
- the LOC121789422 gene encoding uncharacterized protein LOC121789422, whose amino-acid sequence is MKTTHNLLEGTVSTRRPPHTSENGRGGEEFADESKTRKHMSIAIRITNYLTRTGYLWPILVSAFVVVIIYSLVSRSLDFVPASSSSGISRLFFPVDAVESDFGALGVPWCRSKHGKTVEWTPKDLLLGLEEFVSIYETRPIKNNMYGMGFDHSFGLWFITRWMKPDLMIESGAFKGHSTWVLRQAMPDTPILSITPRHPEKYLKKGPAYVDGNCTYFAGKDFVDFGSMDWERVLGKHGIQDPTRVLVFFDDHQNELKRLKQAVKAGFKHLVFEDNYDTGTGDHYSLRQICDQPYIRGGGHSCFRDSDEARIRYRRRKFWEKAVDTDELCGPGEAWWGVRGYMRDDFNHSNKAITYDEHFQNSRFVESVLDVYWEVPPVAGPSLTHQTRYEPARAPSPIVKDGRFALFQRLGLTRFEPSVFNGYTQMVYVQVSELET
- the LOC121789420 gene encoding protein THYLAKOID ASSEMBLY 8, chloroplastic-like; protein product: MAAYANSNLALFSASSSSAAGAATIRRVATVRCGPRDNRGPLLKGRILSTEAIQAIQALKRAYRSDPKSLPTHALRRLIKSDLTAALKELLRQDQCAIAAVVFSVIQSEYGADINAYSEMVVALARKGMTAEIDALVDRMEEEAPEGIVRGESRGLLRMVKPLIGAERKESTVRIYEMMKRSGMGSTWEVDEYLGRVLSKGLRRFGEGKLADEIDSELGRLYKGGIFVKS
- the LOC121789421 gene encoding uncharacterized protein LOC121789421 produces the protein MRLIEVLPSENFHHWAMEYAAGGSAGDSDGDITGDKNSRIVGVDTKNLIAQRLLQLSHEGKVAYGGFVKTTKDFGVSTKTVHRIWAEASHQIQLGVPVSIQDRVKGFKRKDRIQLDSNRVRALSFLERSTIRKLAAKLELSKSAVGRKVKAGELRPHTNAVKPQLTAANKLARMKWGLTYM